A region from the Linepithema humile isolate Giens D197 chromosome 1, Lhum_UNIL_v1.0, whole genome shotgun sequence genome encodes:
- the LOC105679271 gene encoding uncharacterized protein isoform X3 yields MNNKYYIVEFEDGLQIVPNNWFTCKKKSAIYWPNVTNQKEYDKAVEKMKDFNNNNSTIISVKRIFTSTDTFIKAKEKLKLAEKLSDLNSDEDTEVLKNRRRFYAAKVFSSSSSEEEIQNPMKKRKIDTYPQVPQISKNSKLRHENKNKENFSSAQENEMQHMSSQYSNFSSDNYPKASQMLKNSTIRHQVLENRENFPSEQENEMQHMSSQYSNFSSDNYPKASQVLKNSTIRHQVLESKENFSSEEEDKMLMSSQNSNFSSEFHEFKRNVYRNFSVLKQKLDFIIQNQLDFYEQWERNENNSTTHFSTESNEINVMSQFPIESEDALNQLEEALIDNNYRNNLINKLSTIGGKNLKQLILNIIKRIFTIIIAKEYSWYGKKNNKSFSDLKLCSVVISAVQLKYPQATEHEISEPIKSWLRHANEKIKKLYAAQLNI; encoded by the exons atgaataataagtATTACATTGTCGAATTTGAAGATGGTCTTCAAATTGTACCTAACAATTGGtttacttgtaaaaaaaaatccgcaATATATTGGCCAAATGTAACAAATCAGAAAGAATATGATAAAGCAgttgaaaaaatgaaagattttaataataataattcaacaataatatctgttaaaagaatatttacaagTACAG atacttttattaaagcaaaagagaaattaaaattagccGAAAAATTATCAGATTTAAATTCAGATGAAGATAcagaagttttaaaaaatagaagaagatTCTATGCAGCAAAAGTTTTTTCATCATCAAGTAGCGAAGAAGAAATTCAAAATCCtatgaaaaaaaggaaaatagaTACTTATCCACAAGTACCACAAATTTCGAAGAATTCTAAATTACgtcatgaaaataaaaataaagaaaacttttCATCAGCACAGGAAAATGAAATGCAGCACATGAGTTCtcaatattctaatttttcttcag ataattatccAAAAGCATcccaaatgttaaaaaattctacaatacGTCATCAAGTACtagaaaatagagaaaactTTCCATCGGAACAGGAAAATGAAATGCAGCACATGAGTTCtcaatattctaatttttcttcag ataattatccAAAAGCATCCCAagtgttaaaaaattctacaatacGTCATCAAGTACTCGAAAGTAAAGAAAACTTTTCAtcagaagaagaagataaaatGCTCATGAGTTcacaaaattctaatttttcttcag aGTTTCATGAATTCAAACGCAATGTATATAGAAACTTTTCTGTGCTTAAGCAGAAgttagattttattatacaaaaccAATTAGATTTTTATGAACAATGGGAACGTAATGAAAATAACAGTACAACACACTTTTCTACAGAAagcaatgaaataaatgtgatGTCACAATTTCCAATAGAAAGTGAGGACGCTTTAAATCAATTAGAAGAGGCTCTcatcgataataattatcgtaataacttg ATAAATAAACTTTCAACAATTGgtggtaaaaatttaaagcagttaattttaaatataataaaacgaatttttacaataattattgcgaaagaGTATAGTTGGTatggaaagaaaaacaacaaaaGCTTTTCGGATTTAAAACTTTGCTCAGTTGTTATCA gtgcagttcaattaaaatacccgCAAGCTACCGAACATGAAATTTCGGAACCAATAAAATCATGGCTTCGTCAtgcaaatgaaaaaataaaaaaactgtatgctgcacaattaaatatttaa
- the LOC137001710 gene encoding uncharacterized protein, with the protein MDILDIVDEPVFDERIVKYEMHTYNPYANTTLGHSDEIRIPIQQQDLYTLPCESFLYVEGKLVMNPTGENRDVVCIMGNNCVAFMFEEMRYELDGVEIDRNRNAGITTTIKNYISLTTEKSKMLKYASWNPNGYSLIDGNFNFCVPLNALFGFCEDYKRIVINARHELVLIRSRNDNNCLVGRAGANPTIELLKIQWRMPHVSLSEVNKLSLLRTLESGRYLSVCFRSWDLYEFPLLQNTTKHSWAIKAATQLEKPRYVIFALQTGRKNVLSENAAQFDDCKLTNVRLHLNSDFYPYDDMNLDFDRNRYAILYNMYARFRKAYYGQDDTYLDIDDFLITGPFVVIDCSRQNDSVKNATVDVRIEFDCKENIPANTTAYCLVIHDRMVEYNPLNNIVRRLV; encoded by the coding sequence atggatatactcgacatcgttgacgagcccgtcttcgacgagcgtatcgtgaaatatgagatgcacacgtacaatccgtacgCTAACACGACGTTGGGACACAGCGACGAGATACGAATACCTATACAACAACAGGATTTGTACACGTTGccgtgtgagagttttctctacgttgaaggaaaactcgttaTGAATCCTACCGGTGAGAATAGAGATGTCGTGTGTattatgggaaataattgtgtcgcgttcatgtttgaagaaatgcgatacgaactcgacggagttgaaatcgatcgtaacagaaacgCTGGAATAACAACGacgatcaaaaattatatatcgctgacgacggagaagagcaagatgctgaaatacgcatcgtggaatccgAATGGATATTCGTTGAtcgatggaaactttaatttttgcgttccgctTAATGCTCTGTTTGGATTCTGCGAGGACTACAAGCGCATCGTGATCAACGCTcgtcacgaacttgtattgatacgatcgcgcaacgataacaATTGTCTCGTAGGACGAGCCGGTGCGAATCCGACGATCGAGctactcaagatacagtggcgaatgcctcacgtatctctgagcgaagtcaacaagctgtctcttcttcgaactttggaaagcggACGATATCTGAGCGTGTGCTTCCGTTCGTGGGATCTGTACGAGTTTCCTCTGCTGCAAAACACGACCAAGCATTCCTGGGCGATCAAAGCCGcgacgcaattggaaaaaccgcgatacgtaatcttcgctctccaaaccggtcgaaaaaacgtactgtctgAAAACGCTGCGCAATTTGACGAttgtaaactcaccaatgtgagactgcatctgaattcagatttttatccgtacgacgaCATGAACTTGGATTTCGACAGAAAtcgatacgctatactgtacaacatgtatgcgcgtttccgcaaagcCTATTACGGACAGGACGATACGTATTTGGATATCGATGATTTCTTGATAACCGGTCCGttcgtagtcatagattgttcgcgacaaaacgactctgTCAAGAACGCCACCGTCgacgtgcgaatagaatttgattgtaaggaaaatataccggccaacaccaccgcctattgtctcgttatacacgatcgaatggtcgaatataatccactgaacaacattgtgcgcagactcgtgtga
- the LOC105679271 gene encoding uncharacterized protein isoform X4, which produces MIETIAIDQNTTSRRVRASAAVGRQDERARAARVNRQRRAESRLPRNRSILKIQATIKMNNKYYIVEFEDGLQIVPNNWFTCKKKSAIYWPNVTNQKEYDKAVEKMKDFNNNNSTIISVKRIFTSTDTFIKAKEKLKLAEKLSDLNSDEDTEVLKNRRRFYAAKVFSSSSSEEEIQNPMKKRKIDTYPQVPQISKNSKLRHENKNKENFSSAQENEMQHMSSQYSNFSSDNYPKASQMLKNSTIRHQVLENRENFPSEQENEMQHMSSQYSNFSSDNYPKASQVLKNSTIRHQVLESKENFSSEEEDKMLMSSQNSNFSSGAVQLKYPQATEHEISEPIKSWLRHANEKIKKLYAAQLNI; this is translated from the exons ATGATCGAGACAATAGCGATCGACCAAAACACGACGTCAAGACGTGTCCGGGCATCGGCGGCCGTTGGCCGGCAagacgagcgagcgagagcaGCTCGGGTGAATCGCCAGAGAAGAGCAGAAAGTCGTTTACCACGGAATAGATCG atacttaaaatacaggcaacaatcaaaatgaataataagtATTACATTGTCGAATTTGAAGATGGTCTTCAAATTGTACCTAACAATTGGtttacttgtaaaaaaaaatccgcaATATATTGGCCAAATGTAACAAATCAGAAAGAATATGATAAAGCAgttgaaaaaatgaaagattttaataataataattcaacaataatatctgttaaaagaatatttacaagTACAG atacttttattaaagcaaaagagaaattaaaattagccGAAAAATTATCAGATTTAAATTCAGATGAAGATAcagaagttttaaaaaatagaagaagatTCTATGCAGCAAAAGTTTTTTCATCATCAAGTAGCGAAGAAGAAATTCAAAATCCtatgaaaaaaaggaaaatagaTACTTATCCACAAGTACCACAAATTTCGAAGAATTCTAAATTACgtcatgaaaataaaaataaagaaaacttttCATCAGCACAGGAAAATGAAATGCAGCACATGAGTTCtcaatattctaatttttcttcag ataattatccAAAAGCATcccaaatgttaaaaaattctacaatacGTCATCAAGTACtagaaaatagagaaaactTTCCATCGGAACAGGAAAATGAAATGCAGCACATGAGTTCtcaatattctaatttttcttcag ataattatccAAAAGCATCCCAagtgttaaaaaattctacaatacGTCATCAAGTACTCGAAAGTAAAGAAAACTTTTCAtcagaagaagaagataaaatGCTCATGAGTTcacaaaattctaatttttcttcag gtgcagttcaattaaaatacccgCAAGCTACCGAACATGAAATTTCGGAACCAATAAAATCATGGCTTCGTCAtgcaaatgaaaaaataaaaaaactgtatgctgcacaattaaatatttaa
- the LOC105679271 gene encoding uncharacterized protein isoform X1 encodes MIETIAIDQNTTSRRVRASAAVGRQDERARAARVNRQRRAESRLPRNRSILKIQATIKMNNKYYIVEFEDGLQIVPNNWFTCKKKSAIYWPNVTNQKEYDKAVEKMKDFNNNNSTIISVKRIFTSTDTFIKAKEKLKLAEKLSDLNSDEDTEVLKNRRRFYAAKVFSSSSSEEEIQNPMKKRKIDTYPQVPQISKNSKLRHENKNKENFSSAQENEMQHMSSQYSNFSSDNYPKASQMLKNSTIRHQVLENRENFPSEQENEMQHMSSQYSNFSSDNYPKASQVLKNSTIRHQVLESKENFSSEEEDKMLMSSQNSNFSSEFHEFKRNVYRNFSVLKQKLDFIIQNQLDFYEQWERNENNSTTHFSTESNEINVMSQFPIESEDALNQLEEALIDNNYRNNLINKLSTIGGKNLKQLILNIIKRIFTIIIAKEYSWYGKKNNKSFSDLKLCSVVISAVQLKYPQATEHEISEPIKSWLRHANEKIKKLYAAQLNI; translated from the exons ATGATCGAGACAATAGCGATCGACCAAAACACGACGTCAAGACGTGTCCGGGCATCGGCGGCCGTTGGCCGGCAagacgagcgagcgagagcaGCTCGGGTGAATCGCCAGAGAAGAGCAGAAAGTCGTTTACCACGGAATAGATCG atacttaaaatacaggcaacaatcaaaatgaataataagtATTACATTGTCGAATTTGAAGATGGTCTTCAAATTGTACCTAACAATTGGtttacttgtaaaaaaaaatccgcaATATATTGGCCAAATGTAACAAATCAGAAAGAATATGATAAAGCAgttgaaaaaatgaaagattttaataataataattcaacaataatatctgttaaaagaatatttacaagTACAG atacttttattaaagcaaaagagaaattaaaattagccGAAAAATTATCAGATTTAAATTCAGATGAAGATAcagaagttttaaaaaatagaagaagatTCTATGCAGCAAAAGTTTTTTCATCATCAAGTAGCGAAGAAGAAATTCAAAATCCtatgaaaaaaaggaaaatagaTACTTATCCACAAGTACCACAAATTTCGAAGAATTCTAAATTACgtcatgaaaataaaaataaagaaaacttttCATCAGCACAGGAAAATGAAATGCAGCACATGAGTTCtcaatattctaatttttcttcag ataattatccAAAAGCATcccaaatgttaaaaaattctacaatacGTCATCAAGTACtagaaaatagagaaaactTTCCATCGGAACAGGAAAATGAAATGCAGCACATGAGTTCtcaatattctaatttttcttcag ataattatccAAAAGCATCCCAagtgttaaaaaattctacaatacGTCATCAAGTACTCGAAAGTAAAGAAAACTTTTCAtcagaagaagaagataaaatGCTCATGAGTTcacaaaattctaatttttcttcag aGTTTCATGAATTCAAACGCAATGTATATAGAAACTTTTCTGTGCTTAAGCAGAAgttagattttattatacaaaaccAATTAGATTTTTATGAACAATGGGAACGTAATGAAAATAACAGTACAACACACTTTTCTACAGAAagcaatgaaataaatgtgatGTCACAATTTCCAATAGAAAGTGAGGACGCTTTAAATCAATTAGAAGAGGCTCTcatcgataataattatcgtaataacttg ATAAATAAACTTTCAACAATTGgtggtaaaaatttaaagcagttaattttaaatataataaaacgaatttttacaataattattgcgaaagaGTATAGTTGGTatggaaagaaaaacaacaaaaGCTTTTCGGATTTAAAACTTTGCTCAGTTGTTATCA gtgcagttcaattaaaatacccgCAAGCTACCGAACATGAAATTTCGGAACCAATAAAATCATGGCTTCGTCAtgcaaatgaaaaaataaaaaaactgtatgctgcacaattaaatatttaa
- the LOC105679271 gene encoding extracellular matrix-binding protein ebh-like isoform X2, which yields MIETIAIDQNTTSRRVRASAAVGRQDERARAARVNRQRRAESRLPRNRSILKIQATIKMNNKYYIVEFEDGLQIVPNNWFTCKKKSAIYWPNVTNQKEYDKAVEKMKDFNNNNSTIISVKRIFTSTDTFIKAKEKLKLAEKLSDLNSDEDTEVLKNRRRFYAAKVFSSSSSEEEIQNPMKKRKIDTYPQVPQISKNSKLRHENKNKENFSSAQENEMQHMSSQYSNFSSDNYPKASQMLKNSTIRHQVLENRENFPSEQENEMQHMSSQYSNFSSDNYPKASQVLKNSTIRHQVLESKENFSSEEEDKMLMSSQNSNFSSESNEINVMSQFPIESEDALNQLEEALIDNNYRNNLINKLSTIGGKNLKQLILNIIKRIFTIIIAKEYSWYGKKNNKSFSDLKLCSVVISAVQLKYPQATEHEISEPIKSWLRHANEKIKKLYAAQLNI from the exons ATGATCGAGACAATAGCGATCGACCAAAACACGACGTCAAGACGTGTCCGGGCATCGGCGGCCGTTGGCCGGCAagacgagcgagcgagagcaGCTCGGGTGAATCGCCAGAGAAGAGCAGAAAGTCGTTTACCACGGAATAGATCG atacttaaaatacaggcaacaatcaaaatgaataataagtATTACATTGTCGAATTTGAAGATGGTCTTCAAATTGTACCTAACAATTGGtttacttgtaaaaaaaaatccgcaATATATTGGCCAAATGTAACAAATCAGAAAGAATATGATAAAGCAgttgaaaaaatgaaagattttaataataataattcaacaataatatctgttaaaagaatatttacaagTACAG atacttttattaaagcaaaagagaaattaaaattagccGAAAAATTATCAGATTTAAATTCAGATGAAGATAcagaagttttaaaaaatagaagaagatTCTATGCAGCAAAAGTTTTTTCATCATCAAGTAGCGAAGAAGAAATTCAAAATCCtatgaaaaaaaggaaaatagaTACTTATCCACAAGTACCACAAATTTCGAAGAATTCTAAATTACgtcatgaaaataaaaataaagaaaacttttCATCAGCACAGGAAAATGAAATGCAGCACATGAGTTCtcaatattctaatttttcttcag ataattatccAAAAGCATcccaaatgttaaaaaattctacaatacGTCATCAAGTACtagaaaatagagaaaactTTCCATCGGAACAGGAAAATGAAATGCAGCACATGAGTTCtcaatattctaatttttcttcag ataattatccAAAAGCATCCCAagtgttaaaaaattctacaatacGTCATCAAGTACTCGAAAGTAAAGAAAACTTTTCAtcagaagaagaagataaaatGCTCATGAGTTcacaaaattctaatttttcttcag AAagcaatgaaataaatgtgatGTCACAATTTCCAATAGAAAGTGAGGACGCTTTAAATCAATTAGAAGAGGCTCTcatcgataataattatcgtaataacttg ATAAATAAACTTTCAACAATTGgtggtaaaaatttaaagcagttaattttaaatataataaaacgaatttttacaataattattgcgaaagaGTATAGTTGGTatggaaagaaaaacaacaaaaGCTTTTCGGATTTAAAACTTTGCTCAGTTGTTATCA gtgcagttcaattaaaatacccgCAAGCTACCGAACATGAAATTTCGGAACCAATAAAATCATGGCTTCGTCAtgcaaatgaaaaaataaaaaaactgtatgctgcacaattaaatatttaa